A region of Streptomyces sp. R44 DNA encodes the following proteins:
- the mtrA gene encoding two-component system response regulator MtrA, whose protein sequence is MKGRVLVVDDDTALAEMLGIVLRGEGFEPSFVADGDKALAAFREAKPDLVLLDLMLPGRDGIEVCRLIRAESGVPIVMLTAKSDTVDVVVGLESGADDYIVKPFKPKELVARIRARLRRSEEPAPEQLTIGDLVIDVAGHSVKRDGQSIALTPLEFDLLVALARKPWQVFTREVLLEQVWGYRHAADTRLVNVHVQRLRSKVEKDPERPEIVVTVRGVGYKAGPS, encoded by the coding sequence ATGAAGGGACGCGTTCTTGTCGTCGACGACGACACCGCACTGGCCGAGATGCTCGGCATCGTGCTGCGGGGTGAAGGGTTCGAGCCGTCGTTCGTTGCGGACGGTGACAAGGCGCTTGCCGCTTTCAGAGAGGCCAAGCCCGACCTGGTGCTGCTCGACCTGATGCTGCCCGGCAGGGACGGCATCGAGGTGTGCCGGCTCATCCGGGCCGAGTCCGGGGTGCCGATCGTCATGCTCACGGCCAAGAGCGACACCGTCGACGTGGTCGTGGGCCTGGAGTCCGGCGCCGACGACTACATCGTGAAGCCGTTCAAGCCGAAGGAGCTCGTCGCCCGCATCCGGGCGCGGCTGCGGAGGTCCGAGGAGCCCGCCCCCGAGCAGCTCACCATCGGCGACCTCGTCATCGACGTGGCCGGGCACTCCGTGAAGCGGGACGGCCAGTCCATCGCGCTGACCCCGCTGGAGTTCGACCTGCTTGTCGCCCTCGCGCGCAAGCCGTGGCAGGTCTTCACGCGTGAGGTGCTTCTGGAGCAGGTCTGGGGCTACCGGCACGCGGCCGACACCCGGCTGGTGAACGTGCACGTCCAGCGGCTGCGCTCGAAGGTCGAGAAGGACCCCGAGCGCCCGGAGATCGTGGTGACCGTCCGCGGTGTCGGTTACAAGGCGGGGCCGAGCTGA
- the mtrB gene encoding MtrAB system histidine kinase MtrB, with translation MSTGSTAPRPGDPGVRTGRTAGPGRGGSRFGRLLRSRAVLRLFARWVRRPLLPAVRLWRRNIQLRIVAGTLLMSLGVVLLLGIVVIGQVRNGLLDAKERAAQSQAAGGFSAAQDRAATTPSAPGQQDGGRAGASVNWRSTLVEQLASGGQSAFNVVALSLDTGDTASRGARASGEVDPTTSIPAELRHSVAQGTGTYQKFTRIHYTSGKASEAGLVIGKRLNDADGDQYELYYLFPLTQEEDSLTLVKGTLATAGLFVVVLLGAIAWLMVRQVVTPVRMAAGIAERLSAGRLQERMKVTGEDDIARLGEAFNKMASNLQLKIQQLEELSRMQRRFVSDVSHELRTPLTTVRMAADVIHEARVDFDPITARSAELLGDQLDRFESLLSDLLEISRFDAGAAALEAEPIDLRQVVRRVIGGAEPLAERKGTRIVVLGDQQPVVAEADARRVERVLRNLVVNAVEHGEGRDVVVKLAAAGGAVAVAVRDYGVGLKPGEATRVFNRFWRADPARARTTGGTGLGLSIAVEDARLHGGWLQAWGEPGGGSQFRLTLPRTADEPLRGSPIPLEPEDSRRNREQAAAGRAQESGRLASVPTQPAGDRPALAVPPRLPAPPRATVDPTALPGSGARVVARAVTDGDGGAAGTTTAGGNGPLEREDGTRGR, from the coding sequence ATGAGCACAGGCAGTACTGCTCCGAGGCCCGGGGACCCGGGAGTCCGTACGGGGCGGACTGCCGGACCGGGGCGGGGGGGCTCGCGATTCGGCCGTCTGCTGCGCAGCAGGGCGGTCCTCCGGCTCTTCGCGCGCTGGGTCCGCCGGCCGTTGCTGCCCGCCGTGCGGCTGTGGCGGCGGAACATCCAGCTGAGGATCGTCGCGGGCACCCTGCTGATGTCCCTCGGAGTCGTGCTGCTGCTCGGCATCGTCGTCATCGGGCAGGTCCGCAACGGGCTGCTCGATGCCAAGGAGAGGGCCGCCCAGAGCCAGGCCGCCGGAGGGTTCTCCGCCGCCCAGGACCGGGCGGCGACCACCCCCTCGGCGCCCGGGCAGCAGGACGGCGGACGGGCCGGCGCCTCCGTGAACTGGCGCTCCACGCTGGTCGAGCAGCTCGCCAGCGGTGGCCAGAGCGCCTTCAACGTGGTCGCGCTCTCCCTCGACACCGGTGACACCGCGAGCCGCGGCGCCCGCGCCTCCGGCGAGGTCGACCCGACCACGAGCATCCCGGCGGAACTGCGGCACTCCGTCGCCCAGGGCACCGGGACCTACCAGAAGTTCACGCGCATCCACTACACCAGCGGCAAGGCCTCCGAGGCCGGCCTGGTGATCGGCAAGCGGCTCAACGACGCCGACGGCGACCAGTACGAGCTGTACTACCTCTTCCCGCTGACCCAGGAGGAGGACTCCCTCACCCTGGTCAAGGGCACCCTGGCGACCGCAGGACTGTTCGTCGTCGTCCTCCTCGGCGCCATCGCCTGGCTCATGGTGCGCCAGGTGGTCACGCCCGTACGGATGGCCGCGGGGATCGCCGAGCGGCTCTCGGCCGGCCGGCTCCAGGAACGCATGAAGGTCACCGGCGAGGACGACATCGCGCGCCTCGGCGAGGCCTTCAACAAGATGGCCTCCAACCTCCAGCTGAAGATCCAGCAGCTGGAGGAGCTCTCGCGGATGCAGCGGCGCTTCGTCTCCGACGTCTCGCACGAGCTGCGCACCCCGCTGACCACCGTCCGGATGGCCGCCGACGTCATCCACGAGGCCCGCGTCGACTTCGACCCGATCACCGCACGCTCCGCCGAACTCCTCGGCGACCAGCTAGACCGCTTCGAGTCGCTGCTCTCCGACCTCCTGGAGATCAGCCGCTTCGACGCGGGCGCGGCCGCCCTGGAAGCCGAGCCGATAGACCTGCGACAGGTCGTCCGCCGCGTCATCGGCGGTGCCGAGCCGCTCGCCGAGCGCAAGGGCACCCGGATCGTCGTCCTCGGCGACCAGCAGCCCGTGGTGGCCGAGGCGGACGCCCGCCGGGTCGAGCGGGTGCTGCGCAACCTCGTCGTCAACGCCGTCGAGCACGGCGAGGGCCGCGACGTGGTCGTGAAGCTCGCCGCCGCCGGAGGGGCCGTCGCGGTGGCCGTACGGGACTACGGCGTGGGTCTGAAGCCGGGCGAGGCCACCCGGGTCTTCAACCGCTTCTGGCGCGCCGACCCGGCACGCGCGCGTACGACCGGCGGCACCGGCCTCGGCCTGTCGATCGCCGTCGAGGACGCGCGGCTGCACGGCGGCTGGCTCCAGGCCTGGGGCGAGCCCGGCGGCGGTTCGCAGTTCCGGCTCACCCTGCCGCGCACCGCCGACGAGCCGCTGCGCGGCTCCCCGATCCCGCTGGAGCCCGAGGACTCCCGGCGCAACCGCGAGCAGGCGGCCGCCGGACGCGCCCAGGAGAGCGGCCGGCTCGCCTCGGTGCCGACGCAGCCCGCGGGCGACCGTCCGGCGCTCGCCGTACCGCCGAGGCTGCCCGCGCCGCCGCGGGCGACCGTCGATCCGACGGCGCTGCCCGGCAGCGGCGCACGGGTCGTGGCACGAGCGGTGACGGACGGCGACGGCGGCGCGGCGGGCACGACGACGGCCGGCGGGAACGGACCACTGGAGCGGGAGGACGGAACACGTGGGCGCTGA